From the Helicobacter pylori genome, one window contains:
- the cagX gene encoding type IV secretion system apparatus protein CagX, producing MEQAFFKKIVNCFCLGYLFLSSVIEAAPDIKNFNRGRVKVVNKKITYLGDEKPITIWTSLDNVTVIQLEKDETISYITTGFNKGWNIVPNSNHIFIQPKSVKSNLMFEKEAVNFALMTRDYQEFLKTKKLIVDAPDPKELEEQKKALEKEKEAKEQAQKAQKDKREKRKEERAKNRANLENLTNAMSNPQNLSNNKNLSELIKQQRENELDQMERLEDMQEQAQANALKQIEELNKKQAEEAVRQRAKDKISIKTDKSQKSPEDNSIELSPSDSAWRTNLVVRTNKALYQFILRIAQKDNFASAYLTVKLEYPQRHEVSSVIEEELKKREEAKRQRELIKQENLNTTAYINRVMMASNEQIINKEKIREEKQKIILDQAKALETQYVHNALKRNPVPRNYNYYQAPEKRSKHIMPSEIFDDGTFTYFGFKNITLQPAIFVVQPDGKLSMTDAAIDPNMTNSGLRWYRVNEIAEKFKLIKDKALVTVINKGYGKNPLTKNYNIKNYGELERVIKKLPLVRDK from the coding sequence ATGGAGCAGGCATTTTTTAAAAAAATTGTTAACTGTTTCTGTCTTGGTTATTTATTTTTATCTAGCGTAATAGAAGCAGCACCTGACATTAAAAATTTTAATCGTGGCAGGGTGAAAGTGGTGAATAAGAAGATTACTTATTTGGGAGATGAAAAACCCATCACGATTTGGACTTCATTAGACAATGTTACTGTGATCCAACTTGAAAAAGATGAAACTATTTCTTACATCACAACAGGTTTCAATAAAGGTTGGAATATTGTGCCTAATTCTAATCATATATTCATTCAACCTAAATCGGTAAAAAGTAATCTCATGTTTGAAAAAGAAGCAGTGAATTTTGCCCTAATGACAAGAGATTACCAAGAATTTTTAAAAACAAAAAAACTTATCGTAGATGCGCCTGACCCTAAAGAATTAGAAGAACAAAAAAAAGCTCTAGAAAAAGAAAAAGAAGCTAAAGAACAGGCGCAAAAAGCGCAAAAAGATAAAAGAGAAAAAAGAAAGGAGGAGCGTGCAAAAAATAGAGCCAATTTAGAAAATCTCACTAACGCTATGAGTAACCCACAAAATTTGAGCAATAACAAAAATCTTAGCGAATTGATCAAGCAACAGAGAGAAAATGAATTAGACCAAATGGAACGACTAGAGGACATGCAAGAGCAGGCTCAAGCTAACGCGCTCAAACAAATTGAAGAACTCAACAAGAAACAAGCTGAAGAGGCAGTTAGGCAAAGAGCCAAGGATAAAATCAGTATTAAGACAGATAAATCTCAAAAAAGCCCCGAGGATAACTCCATAGAATTATCTCCTAGCGATAGCGCTTGGAGGACTAATCTTGTTGTGCGGACCAATAAAGCCTTGTATCAATTCATTTTGAGAATAGCTCAAAAAGACAATTTTGCTTCAGCGTATCTAACGGTCAAATTAGAATACCCACAAAGACACGAAGTCTCTAGCGTTATTGAAGAGGAATTAAAAAAGAGAGAAGAAGCAAAGAGGCAGAGAGAATTGATCAAGCAAGAAAATCTCAACACCACAGCCTACATCAATAGAGTAATGATGGCGAGCAATGAACAGATTATCAACAAAGAAAAAATAAGAGAAGAAAAACAAAAAATTATACTAGATCAAGCAAAGGCGCTAGAGACCCAATATGTGCATAATGCGTTAAAAAGAAATCCTGTGCCTAGAAACTACAATTACTACCAAGCGCCTGAAAAACGCTCTAAACATATTATGCCCTCTGAAATTTTTGATGATGGCACATTCACTTATTTTGGTTTCAAAAACATCACTCTCCAACCTGCTATTTTTGTGGTTCAACCTGATGGGAAATTGAGCATGACTGATGCCGCCATTGATCCTAACATGACTAATTCAGGATTGAGATGGTATAGAGTTAATGAAATTGCAGAGAAGTTTAAGCTCATTAAAGACAAAGCCCTTGTAACAGTGATCAATAAAGGCTATGGGAAAAATCCATTGACAAAAAATTACAATATCAAAAACTATGGTGAATTGGAGCGTGTGATTAAAAAGCTCCCTCTTGTCAGAGATAAATAA
- the cagW gene encoding cag pathogenicity island VirB6 family T4SS protein CagW translates to MFNLKRTFLITIMSFFLIVPNWLKAIDLPIVSNLKIYQTVYCMLIPSYVLTNKSFADILTGYTSIGQSGSGKSSGQGVIEALSTPLATSLAASNLVKYLNTLGPLWGSAWASVATAIQGFALTPSSGCNFGWNALINKNIDISMDSMLDNLSNKIQNFTKGGVEDNVKGNVLLQIISSITAQASTNITADGLIWLIGKEFTANKLQNNTTAMLAFAALESVVKGADAAVLPAYGVVNLPDIIIGQGSYLDFVSYLIYIVFGIFVFISFMKLRDISNGIQINIGFEYMRFIGGTLFKMAMVSFIAYAGFGYLYKISYSIYFGLAGAFGLNQVLFWALDLVLNYTVNSILPAVRAVFSNVGNNAPSLLQGLQVAGISLFAIFMQVTIIMRISTVVVKPLIAGAFSGIVFPIAVCLIVLDWFKDSMKNILIWFINNLFILVLAIPILLFGVLALLAFNLTITPSVAIQNINQGGLGIDSTIASLITLFILKGFIETIIESVNAIVNTIFSSVSMDGSRMDRERDALMVGRVGGSMFKG, encoded by the coding sequence ATGTTTAATCTTAAAAGGACTTTTTTAATAACGATCATGAGTTTTTTTCTCATTGTTCCTAATTGGTTGAAAGCTATTGATTTGCCCATTGTTTCAAATCTCAAAATTTACCAAACAGTTTATTGCATGCTGATACCGAGTTATGTTTTAACCAACAAAAGTTTTGCAGATATTTTAACAGGCTATACATCTATTGGTCAATCAGGGAGCGGAAAGAGTTCAGGGCAGGGTGTGATCGAAGCGCTTAGCACACCATTAGCCACAAGTTTAGCCGCTAGCAATCTGGTGAAATATTTGAACACTTTAGGTCCTTTATGGGGATCGGCGTGGGCAAGTGTTGCTACAGCTATACAAGGCTTTGCTCTAACGCCATCAAGTGGCTGTAATTTTGGTTGGAACGCATTGATAAATAAAAACATAGACATATCCATGGATAGCATGCTAGACAATTTGAGCAACAAGATTCAGAATTTCACCAAAGGCGGTGTTGAGGACAATGTGAAAGGCAATGTTCTTTTACAAATAATTAGCTCAATAACCGCTCAAGCTTCTACGAATATTACAGCTGATGGTTTAATTTGGCTGATTGGCAAAGAATTCACTGCAAATAAACTGCAAAACAACACTACAGCCATGCTTGCTTTTGCCGCACTAGAATCTGTTGTCAAAGGAGCGGACGCTGCTGTTCTTCCTGCATATGGTGTAGTCAATCTGCCTGATATTATCATAGGGCAAGGGTCATATCTTGATTTTGTTTCTTACCTAATTTATATTGTTTTTGGGATTTTTGTTTTCATTTCTTTTATGAAATTGAGGGATATTTCAAATGGTATTCAGATTAACATAGGTTTTGAATACATGCGATTTATTGGGGGGACATTATTCAAAATGGCGATGGTCTCTTTTATCGCCTATGCAGGTTTTGGTTATCTTTATAAAATCTCTTATTCCATTTATTTTGGTTTAGCAGGTGCTTTTGGGCTGAATCAAGTTCTTTTTTGGGCTTTAGATTTAGTGCTGAATTACACTGTTAATTCAATTTTACCTGCGGTAAGAGCTGTTTTTTCTAATGTTGGTAACAACGCTCCTAGTTTGTTACAAGGCTTGCAAGTGGCAGGTATTTCTTTATTCGCCATTTTTATGCAAGTAACTATCATTATGAGAATAAGCACTGTGGTTGTGAAACCTTTGATAGCTGGGGCTTTTAGCGGTATTGTGTTCCCTATTGCGGTATGTTTGATCGTGCTAGATTGGTTCAAAGATTCCATGAAAAACATATTGATATGGTTTATTAATAATTTATTTATCTTGGTTCTAGCTATTCCTATTTTGCTCTTTGGTGTTTTGGCATTATTGGCATTCAATTTGACCATAACGCCCTCTGTTGCTATACAAAACATCAATCAAGGGGGACTGGGTATCGATTCAACTATTGCGAGTTTGATCACTCTATTTATTTTAAAAGGTTTCATAGAGACGATTATTGAGAGTGTCAATGCGATCGTTAATACCATTTTCAGCTCTGTCTCTATGGATGGCAGCAGGATGGATAGAGAAAGAGATGCCTTAATGGTAGGAAGAGTTGGTGGATCTATGTTTAAAGGATAA
- the cagV gene encoding cag pathogenicity island type IV secretion system protein CagV, giving the protein MLGKKNEEVLIDENLVGGVIALDRLAKLNKANRTFKRAFYLSMALNVAAVTSIVMMMPLKKTDIFVYGIDRYTGEFKIVKRSDARQIVNSEAVVDSATSKFVSLLFGYSKNSLRDRKDQLMQYCDVSFQTQAMRMFNENIRQFVDKVRAEAIISSNIQREKVKNSPLTRLTFFITIKITPDTMENYEYITKKQVTIYYDFARGNSSQENLIINPFGFKVFDIQITDLQNEQTVSEILRKIKEVEAKNKTLEK; this is encoded by the coding sequence AAACTCAATAAGGCCAATAGGACTTTCAAAAGGGCTTTTTATCTCTCTATGGCACTCAATGTCGCCGCTGTAACGAGTATTGTGATGATGATGCCTTTGAAGAAAACGGATATATTTGTTTATGGCATTGATCGATACACAGGAGAATTTAAAATTGTCAAACGCTCCGATGCCAGGCAAATTGTCAATTCTGAAGCTGTTGTGGATAGCGCAACTTCAAAATTTGTCTCATTGCTGTTTGGTTATAGTAAAAATTCTTTGAGGGATCGCAAGGATCAACTGATGCAATATTGCGATGTGAGTTTCCAAACCCAAGCAATGAGAATGTTCAATGAAAATATCAGACAATTCGTAGATAAAGTCCGAGCAGAAGCTATCATTAGCTCTAACATACAAAGAGAAAAAGTCAAAAATAGTCCCTTAACGAGATTAACATTTTTCATTACCATCAAAATCACACCTGATACGATGGAAAATTATGAATATATTACTAAAAAACAAGTAACTATTTATTATGATTTTGCTAGAGGTAACTCTTCTCAAGAAAATCTTATCATCAATCCTTTTGGCTTCAAAGTGTTTGACATTCAAATCACGGATTTACAAAACGAGCAGACAGTAAGCGAAATTTTGAGAAAGATTAAAGAAGTGGAAGCGAAAAATAAGACATTAGAGAAATAA